The following are from one region of the Nicotiana tomentosiformis chromosome 7, ASM39032v3, whole genome shotgun sequence genome:
- the LOC104113295 gene encoding putative fatty acid elongase 1, with amino-acid sequence MVPVLGYLAIYTSQSMLHIVVITNASVHVLMYAYYFLCVIGKKPRWKRLVTNCQIVQFIFGFPCSAMMLYYHFTTKLGCSGFGPWCACIAFDVSLLALFLDFHSNNYGKNIRKGHDNKLEKQT; translated from the coding sequence ATGGTGCCTGTTCTTGGTTATCTTGCGATCTACACTTCTCAGTCGATGCTCCATATTGTAGTCATCACGAATGCTTCAGTTCATGTTCTAATGTATGCCTATTATTTCCTCTGTGTAATAGGGAAGAAGCCAAGGTGGAAGAGGTTGGTCACAAACTGTCAAATTGTTCAGTTCATTTTTGGATTTCCATGTTCAGCTATGATGTTGTACTATCACTTTACTACTAAGCTTGGGTGCTCCGGTTTTGGACCCTGGTGCGCTTGTATAGCTTTTGATGTTTCGCTTTTGGCACTTTTTCTTGACTTCCATTCCAACAACTATGGCAAGAACATCAGGAAAGGCCATGATAATAAGCTGGAGAAACAGACATAA